The Narcine bancroftii isolate sNarBan1 chromosome 6, sNarBan1.hap1, whole genome shotgun sequence genome window below encodes:
- the LOC138737307 gene encoding uncharacterized protein yields the protein MSNFEDDNSTKVGLISNNDEAHYRAPPPYRDPPPTTPTITGPTLRPPPPYRDPPPTTPTIPGPPSDHPHHTGTPFRLPRPYLDPLPTTPTIPGPPRPPPPYRDPPSDHPHHTGTPLRPPPPYRDNPSDHPHHTGTPLRPLPPYRDPPSDHPHHTGTPLRPPPPYRDPPPTTPTIPGPPSDHPHHTWTPIRPPPPYRDPLPTTPTIPGPPSDHPHHSGTPFRPPPPYRDPPPTTPTIPGPPLRPPPPYRDPPPTTPTIPGPPLRPPPPYRDPPPTTPTIPGPHFDHPHHTGTPPHHIKPSQHPPYRDPLPPPYRDPLPPPYRDPPPLLLEPPLNPHPPTTPTTGHTRTSAPHTSSPQRQVNYQLPAPRLLGGIGPDVSSPPPATPLQEDRARSYQPQRLHSAVPF from the coding sequence CGCCCCCACCCTACCGGGACCCCCCTCCGACCACCCCCACCATAACGGGACCCACCCTCCGACCACCCCCACCATACCGGGACCCCCCTCCGACCACCCCCACCATACCGGGACCCCCCTCCGACCACCCCCACCATACCGGGACCCCCTTCCGACTACCCCGACCATACCTGGACCCCCTTCCGACCACCCCCACCATACCGGGACCCCCCCGACCACCCCCACCATACCGGGACCCCCCCTCCGACCACCCCCACCATACCGGGACGCCCCTCCGACCACCCCCACCATACCGGGACAACCCCTCCGACCACCCCCACCATACCGGGACCCCCCTCCGACCACTCCCACCATACCGGGACCCCCCCTCCGACCACCCCCACCATACCGGGACCCCCCTCCGACCACCCCCACCATACCGGGACCCCCCTCCGACCACCCCCACCATACCGGGACCCCCCTCCGACCACCCCCACCATACCTGGACCCCCATCCGACCACCCCCACCATACCGGGACCCCCTTCCGACCACCCCGACCATACCGGGACCCCCTTCCGACCACCCCCACCATAGCGGGACCCCCTTCCGACCACCCCCACCATACCGGGACCCCCCTCCGACCACTCCCACCATACCGGGACCCCCCCTCCGACCACCCCCACCATACCGGGACCCCCCTCCGACCACTCCCACCATACCGGGACCCCCCCTCCGACCACCCCCACCATACCGGGACCCCCCTCCGACCACCCCCACCATACCGGGACCCCATTTTGACCACCCCCACCATAccgggacccccccccaccatatcaAGCCCTCCCAGCACCCACCATACCGAGACCCACTACCCCCACCATACCGGGACCCACTACCCCCACCATACCGGGACCCACCACCCCTATTACTAGAGCCCCCtcttaacccccacccccccacgacTCCAACGACCGGACACACGCGCACGAGCGCGCCGCACACCTCCAGCCCCCAACGGCAGGTAAATTATCAGCTTCCAGCTCCCAGGCTATTGGGAGGGATTGGGCCGGACGTTAGCTCCCCGCCTCCCGCCACACCGCTGCAAGAGGACCGAGCGAGGTCCTACCAACCGCAACGGCTGCACTCCGCCGTGCCGTTTTAA